In one Sesamum indicum cultivar Zhongzhi No. 13 linkage group LG12, S_indicum_v1.0, whole genome shotgun sequence genomic region, the following are encoded:
- the LOC105175863 gene encoding uncharacterized protein C12B10.15c isoform X2, producing MDGVDGGTSHSSHSATVDLSRDSPAVVDLTGKVHRLPCCIKYDGPTSVSHYFKPKPTEMEVDGLRVEEAYFRGRKLHGTTIALPQGYSGFILGKKSDVKEGNNTKSDCWETNATFQNVTVWNHDAMPSKDDAFLRVFHWFTVANALHKPVTDEDLEFTCID from the exons ATGGACGGAGTAGACGGAGGAACCTCACACTCATCCCACTCGGCGACCGTCGATCTGAGCCGAGATAGTCCCGCGGTGGTCGACCTGACGGGGAAGGTGCACCGCTTGCCATGCTGCATCAAGTACGATGGTCCTACCTCTGTTTCTCACTACTTCAAGCCCAAACCCACTG AGATGGAGGTGGATGGGCTACGAGTGGAGGAAGCATACTTTAGAGGAAGAAAATTACATGGAACCACTATTGCGCTTCCCCAGGGCTACTCTG GCTTCATCTTGGGAAAGAAAAGTGATGTTAAGGAAGGTAATAACACAAAGTCGGATTGCTGGGAGACGAATGCGACTTTTCAAAATGTGACAGTGTGGAATCATGACGCCATGCCATCAAAAGATGATGCATTCTTGCGCGTCTTTCACTGGTTTACTGTTGCCAATGCT CTCCATAAACCAGTCACCGATGAAGATCTGGAATTTACATGCATCGATTAG
- the LOC105175863 gene encoding uncharacterized protein C12B10.15c isoform X1, protein MDGVDGGTSHSSHSATVDLSRDSPAVVDLTGKVHRLPCCIKYDGPTSVSHYFKPKPTEMEVDGLRVEEAYFRGRKLHGTTIALPQGYSGFILGKKSDVKEGNNTKSDCWETNATFQNVTVWNHDAMPSKDDAFLRVFHWFTVANAVSFCYSFASGALPFTMKLMPSWQTCIPYYINSTVLLFDLRQ, encoded by the exons ATGGACGGAGTAGACGGAGGAACCTCACACTCATCCCACTCGGCGACCGTCGATCTGAGCCGAGATAGTCCCGCGGTGGTCGACCTGACGGGGAAGGTGCACCGCTTGCCATGCTGCATCAAGTACGATGGTCCTACCTCTGTTTCTCACTACTTCAAGCCCAAACCCACTG AGATGGAGGTGGATGGGCTACGAGTGGAGGAAGCATACTTTAGAGGAAGAAAATTACATGGAACCACTATTGCGCTTCCCCAGGGCTACTCTG GCTTCATCTTGGGAAAGAAAAGTGATGTTAAGGAAGGTAATAACACAAAGTCGGATTGCTGGGAGACGAATGCGACTTTTCAAAATGTGACAGTGTGGAATCATGACGCCATGCCATCAAAAGATGATGCATTCTTGCGCGTCTTTCACTGGTTTACTGTTGCCAATGCTGTAAGTTTCTGTTATTCTTTTGCATCAGGAGCTCTTCCATTTACTATGAAATTGATGCCTTCATGGCAAACTTGCATTCCTTACTATATCAACTCTACAGTTTTGTTATTTGATTTGCGGCAATAA
- the LOC105175862 gene encoding exocyst complex component EXO84C produces the protein MKMVESSEEEDDFPSMETVTPQSKIDTIYQSKTEKGIRKICFELLDLKDAVDNLCSNTRTKYLAFLRLSDEVVEMKHELNELQKHISAQGILVQDLMSGVSQELEDWSRACGDVLETEDNSGAHEIDDVFSTEAEDQRMQFLEHVDVLLAEHKIEEAIDAIDAEERNHPELKGSGDSTDSESSSFKAALLKRKAMLENQLIEISQQPSLGIVELKKVLSGLLKLGKGPLAHQIFLKSYGSRLQRSIEDFLVLCPCYPETYSATLSNLVFSMISLSTKESGLMFGDNPVYSNRIVQWAEWEIESLVRLVKENAPPSETSSALRAASVCVQASLNHCSALEAQDLKLTKLLLVLLQPYVEEVLELNFRRARKVVLDMGGGDESMPLSPRFASPLSTFATSSDRMLVDCGMRFIFVVKEIVEQLTRLVILHFGGNILTRIAQLFDKYVEVLIKALTGPTEDDNLTELKEPVPFKAETDSQQLALLGTAFTIAEELLPMVVSRIWNVLNESKEAGGGLADNVLPPVNSTVDPKDWRRQLQHSLDKLRDHFCRQYVLSFIYSRDGETRLDAQIYLGGKGQDLIWDSDPLPSLPFQALFGKLQQLAAVAGDVLLGREKIQKVLLARLTETVVMWLSDEQEFWGVLEHDSATLRPVGLQQLVLDMHFTVEIARFAGYPSRHVHKISSDIIARAVKAFSARGIDPQSSLPEDEWFVETAKGAINKLLMGGSGSDTSEIEDDDDDDDDDEHIIMDDEVISDSDDSPSSLSSVDSEESFASARMEELESPVLTDSEN, from the exons GTTATCTGATGAAGTAGTTGAAATGAAGCATGAGTTAAATGAGCTCCAAAAGCATATTTCTGCCCAGGGGATTCTTGTGCAGGATCTAATGAGTGGTGTGTCTCAAGAATTGGAAGACTGGAGCCGGGCTTGCGGAGATGTTCTGGAAACTGAGGATAACTCTGGAGCTCATGAAATTGATGATGTATTTTCAACTGAAGCGGAGGATCAAAGAATGCAATTCCTAGAGCATGTTGATGTCCTTCTTGCGGAGCATAAAATAGAAGAAGCAATAGATGCAATTGACGCCGAAGAGCGAAATCATCCGGAGCTGAAAGGATCAGGGGACAGTACAGACAGTGAAAGCTCCTCCTTCAAGGCTGCTCTATTGAAGAGAAAAGCAATGCTTGAGAACCAGCTCATTGAGATCAGCCAACAGCCGTCACTTGGAATTGTGGAACTGAAGAAGGTGTTATCTGGTTTATTAAAGCTTGGGAAAGGTCCCTTGgcacatcaaatatttttgaaatcttATGGATCACGCCTCCAGAGAAGCATAGAAGATTTTCTTGTTCTCTGCCCTTGCTATCCTGAAACATATTCAGCCACATTATCTAACCTTGTCTTCTCGATGATTTCATTGTCAACCAAAGAATCTGGCCTGATGTTTGGTGATAATCCTGTTTATAGTAATAGAATTGTTCAATGGGCGGAATGGGAAATAGAATCTCTAGTCAGATTGGTCAAGGAAAATGCTCCGCCTTCTGAGACATCTTCTGCTTTACGTGCAGCTAGTGTATGTGTTCAGGCCAGTCTTAACCACTGCTCTGCCTTGGAAGCGCAGGATCTGAAGTTAACAAAGTTGCTTCTTGTGCTTTTGCAACCATACGTTGAAGAAGTCCTGGAATTAAATTTCCGAAGGGCGAGAAAAGTGGTTCTTGATATGGGTGGAGGTGATGAGAGCATGCCTTTGTCACCACGTTTTGCATCTCCTCTTTCTACCTTTGCAACATCATCTGATCGTATGCTTGTTGACTGCGGAATGAGATTTATCTTTGTTGTTAAG GAGATTGTTGAGCAGCTAACTCGCTTGGTCATCCTGCACTTTGGAGGAAACATATTGACAAGAATTGCACAGCTTTTTGACAAGTATGTTGAAGTCTTGATAAAAGCCTTAACCGGCCCCACTGAAGATGACAATCTGACCGAGCTAAAGGAGCCTGTGCCTTTTAAAGCCGAGACAGATTCGCAGCAGCTTGCGTTATTGGGAACTGCCTTTACTATCGCTGAAGAGTTGTTGCCCATGGTAGTGTCCCGAATTTGGAATGTTTTGAATGAAAGCAAAGAAGCAGGGGGTGGACTAGCGGACAATGTATTGCCTCCTGTTAACAGTACTGTTGATCCTAAAGATTGGAGACGCCAGCTTCAGCATTCTCTGGACAAACTTAGAGATCATTTCTGTCGACAATATGTTTTAAGTTTCATTTATTCAAGAGATGGAGAGACTAGATTAGATGCACAGATATATTTAGGTGGAAAAGGACAGGATTTGATCTGGGACTCTGATCCTCTCCCATCATTGCCATTCCAG GCATTATTTGGGAAGCTGCAGCAACTAGCAGCTGTGGCTGGAGATGTTCTGTTaggaagagagaaaatacAGAAGGTTTTACTGGCTAGGCTGACAGAAACAGTGGTGATGTGGTTATCTGATGAGCAAGAATTTTGGGGTGTTCTGGAGCATGATTCAGCTACGCTTCGGCCAGTGGGGTTGCAGCAG TTGGTACTTGATATGCACTTCACCGTTGAAATTGCACGGTTTGCTGGCTATCCATCCAGGCATGTCCATAAGATATCATCAGACATAATTGCTCGTGCAGTGAAGGCATTCTCTGCTAGAGGAATAGATCCACAAAG TTCTCTTCCTGAGGATGAATGGTTTGTCGAAACTGCTAAAGGAGCCATAAACAAGCTTCTTATGGGAGGTTCGGGATCTGATACATCAGAGattgaagatgatgatgatgatgatgatgatgatgaacaCATCATAATGGATGATGAGGTCATCTCAGATTCGGATGATTCTCCTTCGTCCCTCTCAAGTGTAGATAGCGAAGAGTCTTTTGCTTCTGCACGAATGGAAGAATTGGAAAGCCCTGTCTTAACCGATTCTGAGAATTGA
- the LOC105175864 gene encoding protein PHLOEM PROTEIN 2-LIKE A9 produces MASPHHVGNPSAEFIKDGKGQMIIQPKDLNIVWGRDDRYWTVPNKANLAELHQVSWLEVTGSVNGISPSKIYEVGFRLSLTPDAFGWGSSPVYIMVKRGKYGKFAWRKILLDAYATMQFEITVTLKKAEIPDEEKLYFGLYEVWSGKWKGGLKIYHAFIKELE; encoded by the exons atggcAAGTCCACACCATGTAGGAAATCCTTCCGCAGAATTCATCAag GATGGAAAGGGGCAGATGATCATTCAACCGAAAGATCTTAACATTGTTTGGGGTAGAGACGATCGCTATTGGACCGTACCCAACAAAGC GAATTTGGCTGAATTGCATCAAGTGAGTTGGCTAGAAGTTACTGGTTCCGTCAATGGAATAAGTCCCAGCAAGATCTATGAAGTGGGCTTTCGTCTGTCGTTAACTCCAGATGCATTTGGATGGGGCAGCTCTCCGGTCTACATTATGGTTAAGAGAGGGAAATATGGGAAATTCGCATGGCGTAAAATTCTCTTGGACGCTTATGCAACAATGCAGTTTGAGATTACAGTGACGTTGAAGAAGGCTGAAATACCAGACGAAGAGAAGCTTTACTTTGGTCTGTATGAAGTGTGGAGTGGGAAGTGGAAGGGAGGGCTCAAAATTTACCATGCATTTATCAAGGAATTGGAGTGA